The nucleotide sequence CCTGCTCGTAGGCCATCGCCGTGGCGAAGGCACCCATGCCGATGCCGATCGTGGGCACCGCCCGGACCGCGAGGACGTCGGGGATGTTGTCGGTCAAATTGAGCACCTGGTTGAGCAACTGATTCAGCCCGAGTGCGAGGACGGGGCCGACGAGCGGGTTGCTGGTCGCGCGCTCGACGATTTCGCGCAGCAGACCGTCGACGCCGAGATTCGCGTACTCCGAGTCGTTGATCGCGTTCGCGACGGAGTTCGGCAGACCCGGCACCCAGCCGAGGTCGACGCCCAGCGTCTTCAGTGCCGAGAACGTCGGGCCCGCGGTGATGACGTTCAGGCCGGGGATGTCCAGCCCGCCGAGGTTCAAGGGGTCGGCGAGGTCGAGGCCGAGCAGCGCGAGGACGCCGGTGAGCGTGGCGTCGGTGAGTTCGTCGACGCCGAGGAGGTTGATGAGATTCGTCAGCGCGGTGAGATCGAGGCCGGAGAGCCCCAACGCCTGCAGCAGGCCGGGGACGATCGGGAGTTCCTGCGTCAGCGATGCCAGGATGCCCGGCAGCAGGTTGGACGGGACGTCGGTGAGGATCCGGTCGAGCAGGCTGCGCGGGTCGATGCCTGCGGCCTGGGCCAGCGCCGCGAGGTTGATGCCGTTGACGACGGCGCGCGTCAGCTGGTCGGCCACGGCCTGGCCGGAGCCGTACAGCGCGGAGCCGAGCCCGCCGGTCAGATCGGGCACCTGGCTGGAGTTCGGCAGCAACCGGATCGCCGCGGCCAGGTCGACGGCGTCGTGGGACACCGGCTTGGTCGGCGCGGGGGCGGGGGCGGCGCCGACGGTCAAAGCCGACACGGTCGCTGTCGCGGTGGCGACGACCGCCACCCGCTTGGTCCGAGCGCTCACCGTGCGATGCTTCGCTGCCATCTGACCTGTTCCTTCCCCGACGCCCATGCTGATTCACAGGACGTTAACACTTACGCCGACGGCAATAGTACAGATTGCTGAGCTAACACCCCTGCTCACGACGGTCGAGGTGGCTGGCGCGAACCGTCACCGCCGCAACGGCGTTCGCGCGCCAACCGGCTGGCAAACGACACCGGCGACATTCGCGCCCGGCAATGGATAGCCCGACTAGTCGTCCTCGGCGTTCCGGCCCGCGGTGCCATATTTGCCGAACGAGGCGTCCGCGACGCATCGGTCGACCAAGATCACTACTCAGCCCCGTGCAGCCAGTGCGCTGCGCGTGGCCTCGGTCACACTCGCGGCGTACCCGGCGCCGAACAGCGCGACGTGCATCAGCAACGGATACAGCTGATGCAGGCCACGGCGGACCTGCCAGCCCGGCCGCAGCGGCCGGTGCTCCTGGTAGCCCTCGATGACGGCGTCGTGGTGCGGGCAGCCGAACAAGGCGAGCATTGCCAGATCCGTCTCGTGATGTCCGCCGTGCGCCGCCGGGTCGATCAGGACGACGCCGCGTGGCGTCCACAGCACGTTGCCGTTCCACAGGTCGCCGTGCAGCCGCGACGGGGTCGCGTCGTCGTCGTAGTCGCCCGCGCGGGCGCGGTCGATCACCGTTGCGACGTCCCTCCTGGTGCCTGCGGCCAGTGTCGGCGCTGCAGCATCGAGCGCAGGACCGAGCCGCTCCTCGGCGAGGAACGCGCCCCACGACGCGTACGCGCCGTACGACATCGGCAGCGGCCGTTCGGCGGGCCCGAAGTACCCGGGCCCGGACCAACCGTCGGGCGGCGAGCCGAACGCGTCGGCGCCCGCAGCGTGCGTCACCGCGAGCCGCCTGCCGAATTGGCGGGCCGCGTCCGCGTGGGGGCGGACCCGCTCGAGTCGCTCGATGTCGAGGCCGGTCTCGTCGAAGGAGTGCACCCGCGCGCACGGCACGCCACCGGAGACGGCACCGAGCCAACGCAATCCGTGCGCCTCGGCGGCGAACAGGCCGGGCGGCGCCGACGGATTGGTCTTGCGGAAGATGTGCACTCCTCAGTCCGCGGTGGCGCGTGCGGGTGCCGGCCCGTACGCGAAGACCGCGGCACCGGCAGCCACGGCGGCGGCCGCGAGACCGATGACGGGGGCAACGGTCACGCGGGTGAGGGTGGCGCCGAGGACGGCGCCGCCGAGCATCGTCAGCACCACCCCGTAGCGCAGCTTCTCGCGCTGGCCGGTGCCACCGGCCAACCGGCTGTCGAAGCCGATGCCGACGATCGTCGACGTCAGCACGGTGGTGCTGAGTTCCTGGATGCCGAACTGGCGGGCGGTGGCGTTCTGCATGCCGAACGTCACGGCCAGCCCCGCGATCAGGACGAGCTTGCCGTTGTCGTGGTAGCTCAGCACACCGGTGCCCGCGAGGACCGCCAGCACGGTCAGCATGACCACCTCGATGCCGAGCGCCACCAGCAGCCACCGCCGCACGCGCACGTCGAGGTGCCGGGCCAGCCGGCCGCCCAGCACCGTGCCGGTCACGAAGCTGGCGAAGGCGACCACCGCGGCGGTGAGGTCGACGCCGGAGTGCGGCACGAACCAGAACCCCAGGAATATGACGTTGCCGGTCATGTTCGCCACGAAGACGTGTCCGAGCACCAGCACGCTGACGGCGTCCACCAGACCGGTGGCGAACGTCAGCAGCAGCAGCGCGGCGACCGTGGCACGGTCGGAGACCGGGGACTGCATCGCGGTGCGGACTACAGCCGCGGCGTCAGGTCCAGCGAGGTGACGGCCTGCATCTGCGTGATCCGCCACTTCCGGTCCTCGAGCCGCAGGCCCAGCCGGTAGGACAGGTAGCGCAGCGACGGGATGCCCTTCGTGACCGGGCTAGTGGCCACCGAGTTCGTGTAGACCAGCGCCGTCGCCTCCGTCGGCGACAGATCCTCCACGGCGGTCCCCATCACCTGGGTGACGTTGCTGACCTGCGCCTGCTTGTTGGTGCTGACGATCGAGTCGATGTACCGGCGGTAGTCGGTCGCGAAGTCGCCGCCGAGGTAACGCGCCGCCCGGTCCGGCAGCGAGTCCATGTCCTCGGGGGTGTACGTCCACAGCGTCGTGATGGCGTCGGCCGAGACCTTGGCGATCTCGAACTTCGTCTGGACCTCTGCGCGATCCGCGAGGTACGGCTGCAGGGCGGCACCCGCGAACGCGGCAGCACCCACGACCAGGACGCCTGCCGCGGCGGCCGCCACCTTCAGCGCACGGCCTGCGGTCCGGTGCGGGACGAGCACGGGCTCGGGTGCCTCGTCGGCTTCGGAGGTGGCGGCGGACTCGGGTGCCTCGGAGGTCTCGGCGGTCTCGGTCGATTCGGCGTCTTCGGTGCTGACGGGGTCGACGTCGTCGGCCTCGGGCGCAACCGTGGTGTCGGCCACCGCTGCCGTCGTGACGACGTCGGTCTCGGTCTCGTCCGCCGGTGCGGCGGCGACGTCCTCGGCCGACGTCGTATCAACAGGCGCCGTGTCCACAGGCGTCGTATCCGCGGGCGCAGTGCTCGCAGGCGTGGTGTCCAGAGGCGACGGGTCTGGCACCGCGTCGGGCGTCTCGGTGACGACGGGCGCGGCCGGTGCGGCCTTCTTGCGTCCCCAGCCGAAGCGGCGGCGCGTCGTCGTCGGCTCCGCAGTCTGCGGCTCCGCTGTCGTCGACTTCGCAGCCGGCTCGGCGGCGGCCGGCTCCGGCGTCACCGTCTCGGCCGGCGCCTCGGACGGCGCCACGGTCTCCTGCGATTCCTCGGACGCCTCGGGGGCATCCGCCGACGCCGGCACCTCGTTCACCGGTGTCTCGTTCACCGGCGTCTCGGCCTCCGGCGCTCCGGTTTCCGAGGTCTCGAACTCTGGCGAGACCACCTCCGGCGACGCAGCCTCAGCCTGCCCCACCTCGGCCTGCCCCACTTCGGGCTGCCCGGCCTCCGGCGCCGCCTCGGCCTGCGCCTGCCGCAGTTCCCGGCGCGACAGCCGGTGCCGGCGGGCGGCCTTGCCCTGAGGAACCGCGCCGGAGGTCAGATCACCTGGACCAGCTTGCTGATCTTCCACTGCTCTCCCTCCTCGATCGTCGTGGCGACCCAGCGGCTCGCGCTCTCCACCGTCGGCCGGCCGTCACGACCGGGCGTGGTCACGTTCGCGGCCACCAGGACGTCGGCGCTGCCGTTCGCGTTCCACCGCTCCACACCGGCGGCCAACACGTCGCCCTTGGTCGGCTCGGTGCGAGCGACCTGGATGACGATCTCGTTGCTGCGCTCCTTGAACGACGTCGCGAACTCGCCGGTCGCCTGCCCGAGGATGTCATCGACGTACTGGTTGGCGTTGAAAGGGTCGAGCGACGTGTACCGGACCATGAACTCCCGCACGTACCCGAGCGCGGCCGCGTCGCGCAGGTCGGTGCGCCGGGTGCTCTCGTGGTTCACGGCGACGAAGACGCAACCCACGATCGCGGCGATCGCCAGCAGTGCCGACACGACCGCAGTCACCGGCAGACCCCAGCGCCGCGGGCCCTTCGGCGCGCTCATGGGCGCGGCGAAGTAGTCCCGATCGGTGGGGTCGACCAGCCGACGCGGGCTCATCCGCCCGCCCCCGCGGCGGCGTTCGGCTTCTTCAGCACGGTCAGGTTGGCGACCAGCCACCGGTCGTCGGTCTTCTGGAACTCGACCTGGACGGTCGCGGAGATGAACTTGACCGTCGTCGGGTCGTTGCCGCGCTGCCCCTGCAGCGCGACCAGCAGCACGCCGTGATCCGGCGACGCCGAGAGCACCGCGCTGTTGGTCGCCCAGTACTCGTTGGTGGTGGCGCCGACCTTCGCCGCCGCCTGCTGCTGCTCGGTGAGCTGCGGGCGGTAGGCCGAGGTGGCGAGTGCCTGCGACTTCGCGAAGTCGTCCTGCATCGTCGCCGCGCCGTAACTCAGCATCTGCTCGACGATACGGGGGCCCTGATCGGCGAGCTGATTGCGCGCGGACTCGATCCCGCGCTCCGGCCGGAACACGAACGCGTAGCCCAGCGCGCCGCCCGCGACGCAGAGCAGCGCGGCGATCAGCAGCACCGCGCCGACCCGCCGACGCACGTCCGTCCGGCGAACCGCGTCGTCGGGGTCTGCCGCGCCGGTGGGCGCCACGCGGTGGGATTCGGTGCGCAGCACCATGTCGGCGAACGTGCGGTGCCGCCGGTCCCACAGCGGCCACAACCAGCCGACGAACACCAGCGCGGTGTCGAGCAGGTGGACGAGGTCGCGCAGGAAGAGCCGCACCGTGCCGGCCGGTGCGCCGTCGCGGGTGACGATCCGCGCACCGACGAGTGCGCGGCCGAGGCTCCACCCGCGCACCGCGGGAAACACCCAGCGGTTGGCGGCCGCGAGCACGAAGGCCACCGCGGCCACGACCGTCACGGTCCACCACACCCACCCGCGCAGCGGCGAGGCGACGGCGATGAGCGCCATCGCGGCGATGACGGCCAGCGCGGGAACCACGTCGACGGCCAGCGCGGCGGCGCGCGCCCACCACCCGGCGTACCGGGCGTCCGGTGCGGCTGAGGTGGGTGCCTCCCGATCGGGCAGCACCGCCGTCACGAGGCGACCTGGTCCAGCTTGGCGATCTTGTATGTGCCGTCCTCGGGCGCCATCTGCACGCGCAACCGGTAACCCTGCTCCTGATCGGCCACCTGCAGGTTGCTCACCTTGATGCGCATCGCCACCAGCACGTCCACCGTGCCGCCGTCGCCGTGCTTCTCCACCGCAGCGCGCATCTCGGTGACCTGCACCTTGACGTTCGCCGCCTGGTAGGCATCGGCGAGCACACCGCTGTAGAGCATCGCCTGGGTCCCGAAATCGCCGGTCGAGCAGTCGATGATCTTCGCCTGGCTGGCGCTCATGACGGCCGTGTCCGGCGCCTGCGTGGCGGTCACGCAATCCTTGGCCGCCGCGACGGCTGCGGCGTCGGCCCGGACGTAGTCCTGGCTCTTCTGGTGCGCACGGAGCGCGACCACGCCGCCTGCCGCGACCGCGCCGGCCACCAGGACCAGCGCGACGGCGATCGAGGCGACCCAGGCGCGGCCGAAGCGCTCGGCGCGACGACCATCCGTGGGGCGATCCTCGGCGTCGACCGGATAGTCGGCGTCGGCGTCGAGGGGTGTGACTGCGGGTGCTACCGACGCGTCGTCGGCGGTGTCCTGCGAATCGGTGGGGTTCAGCCGGCCGGGGCCAGCATCTCCTTCCATCCGTTTTCTCCTGGGTTGCTCGAGTTGTCGACGGTGTACTTGACACCGTCGGGTCCGGTCACCTCACCGCTCGATGGGTTGTAGACCGCGGTAGGTCCCGATGCCGGAGTGTAGATGCACGGGTTGGGCTGCTGCCCGGAGCAGCTGACCGATCCCTGTCCCGGCGCGGTCAGCGGGTCGCTGCTCGGCACTTGGGAGTGCGGCGGCGGCAGCTGGCTCGCGGGCAACGGGTTCAAGCCGTTGTTGACCGACGGGGCCGGGATGACGTAGCCGGGCTTGACCGGCTGGTCGCAGCGGGCGGCGGCGGCCGGGCAGGTCAGGACCTGGTTCGGGTCGCCGTACCAGGGATTGGTGCCGGCCGGGGTATAGGGCTCGTTGCTGCGGCACTCCGCCGGGGTGGCGGCACGCTTGCCCGGCACGTCGAGGCACGGGTAGTTGCGCGCACCGCGAACCGCGTTGCCCTGGAAGTCCTTCGGGATCTTGCAGTAGACGTCCTTCGGGATCTCCGCCGTCGTGGTGTCGGCGGGCGAGCGCCACTGCGACGCCGGCAGGAAGCCGGTGAGGCACGGCGGCGGCTGGTTGATGCCCAGCGCCAG is from Mycolicibacterium grossiae and encodes:
- a CDS encoding fructosamine kinase family protein; amino-acid sequence: MHIFRKTNPSAPPGLFAAEAHGLRWLGAVSGGVPCARVHSFDETGLDIERLERVRPHADAARQFGRRLAVTHAAGADAFGSPPDGWSGPGYFGPAERPLPMSYGAYASWGAFLAEERLGPALDAAAPTLAAGTRRDVATVIDRARAGDYDDDATPSRLHGDLWNGNVLWTPRGVVLIDPAAHGGHHETDLAMLALFGCPHHDAVIEGYQEHRPLRPGWQVRRGLHQLYPLLMHVALFGAGYAASVTEATRSALAARG
- a CDS encoding YoaK family protein; this encodes MQSPVSDRATVAALLLLTFATGLVDAVSVLVLGHVFVANMTGNVIFLGFWFVPHSGVDLTAAVVAFASFVTGTVLGGRLARHLDVRVRRWLLVALGIEVVMLTVLAVLAGTGVLSYHDNGKLVLIAGLAVTFGMQNATARQFGIQELSTTVLTSTIVGIGFDSRLAGGTGQREKLRYGVVLTMLGGAVLGATLTRVTVAPVIGLAAAAVAAGAAVFAYGPAPARATAD
- a CDS encoding mammalian cell entry protein yields the protein MSPRRLVDPTDRDYFAAPMSAPKGPRRWGLPVTAVVSALLAIAAIVGCVFVAVNHESTRRTDLRDAAALGYVREFMVRYTSLDPFNANQYVDDILGQATGEFATSFKERSNEIVIQVARTEPTKGDVLAAGVERWNANGSADVLVAANVTTPGRDGRPTVESASRWVATTIEEGEQWKISKLVQVI
- a CDS encoding RDD family protein; protein product: MTAVLPDREAPTSAAPDARYAGWWARAAALAVDVVPALAVIAAMALIAVASPLRGWVWWTVTVVAAVAFVLAAANRWVFPAVRGWSLGRALVGARIVTRDGAPAGTVRLFLRDLVHLLDTALVFVGWLWPLWDRRHRTFADMVLRTESHRVAPTGAADPDDAVRRTDVRRRVGAVLLIAALLCVAGGALGYAFVFRPERGIESARNQLADQGPRIVEQMLSYGAATMQDDFAKSQALATSAYRPQLTEQQQAAAKVGATTNEYWATNSAVLSASPDHGVLLVALQGQRGNDPTTVKFISATVQVEFQKTDDRWLVANLTVLKKPNAAAGAGG